In a genomic window of Octopus bimaculoides isolate UCB-OBI-ISO-001 chromosome 25, ASM119413v2, whole genome shotgun sequence:
- the LOC106869560 gene encoding RNA N6-adenosine-methyltransferase mettl16 isoform X2: MSLNKFMHPRNLYKKRKPNFKELALKYPEFRSYLEQNLSGKLVLDFKNPAALRLLSTILLKEDLGLEVDIPTNRLVPTIPLRLNYIHWIEDLIVSHQSSLPVQGIDIGTGSCCIYPLLGHKLNGWKFLATELDEESAAKAIENVEKNNFQDSITIKKVSKLESLRSVVEETNETYDFCMCNPPFYSNEEEPVVASPFNKRAAPHAAATASSVESVTWGGEYQFVNQLIQDSLVLRNRVRIYTSMVGKKQNLLALKYELRSLKVPVFSSTEFCQGKTMRWGLGWSFDESVSFTKSYFKAEKKKEKMPLALCIPTEIAIDFLTLCIHIKELLQELKINYVETKSNKWILIMSLFATENTWSHQRRQRRQRLREEQRKLSLAKDCEKATPSFNPTCTSSSSSSSTSVNSDSKVCQPGLSTESVDGSGCCISDSCGTGKKPVSKESEDAAVESIVEEEASSSSSIETVTATSSAKRKRELESYKEDEDGETTAASSNKRGRRGELGVSGGQETECQVDCTSEGGREKEECNENRDVQPKRDRCSNAADVARCSLSKESEAKKDYLFQCTMFVKRKLTYMQLELALVEGDNREMLHQLLQFFRNKLLP; this comes from the exons ATGTCTTTGAACAAATTCATGCATCCCCGGAATCTATACAAAAAACGCAAACCTAACTTCAAAGAATTAGCCTTGAAATATCCAGAATTTCGAAGCTATTTGGAACAGAATCTTTCTGGTAAACTAGTTCTTGATTTCAAGAATCCTGCAGCTCTTCGCTTGCTCAGTACCATTCTTTTGAAGGAAGATTTGGGGCTGGAAGTCGACATCCCTACCAATCGTTTGGTGCCAACCATTCCACTTCGGCTGAACTACATTCACTGGATTGAAGATCTGATTGTCTCTCATCAATCCTCTCTTCCCGTCCAAGGTATTGATATTG GTACCGGATCTTGTTGTATCTACCCTTTACTGGGCCATAAGCTCAATGGCTGGAAGTTCTTAGCCACAGAACTGGATGAAGAAAGTGCAGCCAAAGcaatagaaaatgtagaaaagaaCAACTTTCAAGACTCCATAACGA ttaagaaAGTCAGCAAACTGGAGAGTTTGAGATCAGTGGTGGAAGAAACTAATGAGACATATGATTTCTGCATGTGTAACCCACCATTCTACAGCAACGAAGAAGAGCCAGTGGTTGCTTCACCTTTCAACAAACGAGCAGCACCACATGCAGCTGCGACGGCCAGCAGTGTGGAGAGTGTTACGTGGGGTGGGGAATATCAGTTTGTGAATCAGTTGATCCAGGACAGCCTAGTGCTGCGCAACAGAGTCAG GATTTATACCAGTATGGTTGGCAAAAAGCAGAACTTGTTGGCCCTGAAGTACGAGTTAAGGAGTTTGAAg GTTccggtcttctcaagcacagaattCTGTCAGGGCAAAACAATGAGGTGGGGCCTGGGCTGGAGCTTTGACGAGAGCGTCTCTTTTACC aaaTCTTATTtcaaagctgaaaagaaaaaagagaaaatgcccCTGGCACTTTGTATTCCAACTGAAATTGCCATTGACTTTCTCACCTTATGCATTCACATCAAAGAACTTTTGCAGGAACtgaag atAAACTATGTTGAGACAAAAAGCAACAAATGGATTTTAATCATGAGCCTTTTTGCAACAGAGAACACTTGGTCTCATCAAAGACGGCAGCGCCGACAAAGACTGCGAGAAGAACAAAGGAAACTTTCACTTGCCAAAGACTGTGAAAAGGCAACCCCTTCTTTCAACCCTACCtgtacttcctcttcttcttcatcttctaccTCTGTCAACTCCGACAGTAAAGTTTGCCAGCCAGGCTTGTCAACTGAATCAGTTGATGGCAGTGGATGTTGTATAAGTGACTCTTGTGGCACTGGTAAAAAACCTGTGTCCAAAGAGTCTGAAGATGCTGCAGTTGAATCCATTGTTGAAGAGgaagcttcttcttcttcatcaattGAAACAGTGACAGCAACATCTTCTGCTAAAAGGAAGAGAGAGTTGGAAAGTTATAAAGAGGATGAAGATGGGGAGACGACTGCAGCATCCAGTAACAAAAGGGGTAGAAGAGGAGAGTTGGGGGTGAGTGGGGGTCAAGAGACTGAGTGTCAGGTTGATTGTACAAGTGAAGggggtagagagaaagaggagtgcAATGAAAATAGAGATGTGCAACCGAAAAGGGACAGGTGCAGCAATGCAGCAGATGTTGCTCGTTGCAGTTTGTCAAAGGAAAGTGAAGCTAAGAAAGATTATCTCTTTCAGTGCACCATGTTTGTGAAGAGGAAACTCACCTACATGCAGCTGGAGCTTGCATTGGTTGAAGGGGACAACAGGGAAATGCTTCATCAGTTATTACAGTTTTTTAGAAATAAACTGTTGCCATGA
- the LOC106869560 gene encoding RNA N6-adenosine-methyltransferase mettl16 isoform X1, which yields MIPGPTYTPHLAPLDYYLCVCVCKNLIHSHQGIRWKIHTKYERVLLDEELLKMSLNKFMHPRNLYKKRKPNFKELALKYPEFRSYLEQNLSGKLVLDFKNPAALRLLSTILLKEDLGLEVDIPTNRLVPTIPLRLNYIHWIEDLIVSHQSSLPVQGIDIGTGSCCIYPLLGHKLNGWKFLATELDEESAAKAIENVEKNNFQDSITIKKVSKLESLRSVVEETNETYDFCMCNPPFYSNEEEPVVASPFNKRAAPHAAATASSVESVTWGGEYQFVNQLIQDSLVLRNRVRIYTSMVGKKQNLLALKYELRSLKVPVFSSTEFCQGKTMRWGLGWSFDESVSFTKSYFKAEKKKEKMPLALCIPTEIAIDFLTLCIHIKELLQELKINYVETKSNKWILIMSLFATENTWSHQRRQRRQRLREEQRKLSLAKDCEKATPSFNPTCTSSSSSSSTSVNSDSKVCQPGLSTESVDGSGCCISDSCGTGKKPVSKESEDAAVESIVEEEASSSSSIETVTATSSAKRKRELESYKEDEDGETTAASSNKRGRRGELGVSGGQETECQVDCTSEGGREKEECNENRDVQPKRDRCSNAADVARCSLSKESEAKKDYLFQCTMFVKRKLTYMQLELALVEGDNREMLHQLLQFFRNKLLP from the exons ttcTGTTGGATGAAGAACTCTTGAAAATGTCTTTGAACAAATTCATGCATCCCCGGAATCTATACAAAAAACGCAAACCTAACTTCAAAGAATTAGCCTTGAAATATCCAGAATTTCGAAGCTATTTGGAACAGAATCTTTCTGGTAAACTAGTTCTTGATTTCAAGAATCCTGCAGCTCTTCGCTTGCTCAGTACCATTCTTTTGAAGGAAGATTTGGGGCTGGAAGTCGACATCCCTACCAATCGTTTGGTGCCAACCATTCCACTTCGGCTGAACTACATTCACTGGATTGAAGATCTGATTGTCTCTCATCAATCCTCTCTTCCCGTCCAAGGTATTGATATTG GTACCGGATCTTGTTGTATCTACCCTTTACTGGGCCATAAGCTCAATGGCTGGAAGTTCTTAGCCACAGAACTGGATGAAGAAAGTGCAGCCAAAGcaatagaaaatgtagaaaagaaCAACTTTCAAGACTCCATAACGA ttaagaaAGTCAGCAAACTGGAGAGTTTGAGATCAGTGGTGGAAGAAACTAATGAGACATATGATTTCTGCATGTGTAACCCACCATTCTACAGCAACGAAGAAGAGCCAGTGGTTGCTTCACCTTTCAACAAACGAGCAGCACCACATGCAGCTGCGACGGCCAGCAGTGTGGAGAGTGTTACGTGGGGTGGGGAATATCAGTTTGTGAATCAGTTGATCCAGGACAGCCTAGTGCTGCGCAACAGAGTCAG GATTTATACCAGTATGGTTGGCAAAAAGCAGAACTTGTTGGCCCTGAAGTACGAGTTAAGGAGTTTGAAg GTTccggtcttctcaagcacagaattCTGTCAGGGCAAAACAATGAGGTGGGGCCTGGGCTGGAGCTTTGACGAGAGCGTCTCTTTTACC aaaTCTTATTtcaaagctgaaaagaaaaaagagaaaatgcccCTGGCACTTTGTATTCCAACTGAAATTGCCATTGACTTTCTCACCTTATGCATTCACATCAAAGAACTTTTGCAGGAACtgaag atAAACTATGTTGAGACAAAAAGCAACAAATGGATTTTAATCATGAGCCTTTTTGCAACAGAGAACACTTGGTCTCATCAAAGACGGCAGCGCCGACAAAGACTGCGAGAAGAACAAAGGAAACTTTCACTTGCCAAAGACTGTGAAAAGGCAACCCCTTCTTTCAACCCTACCtgtacttcctcttcttcttcatcttctaccTCTGTCAACTCCGACAGTAAAGTTTGCCAGCCAGGCTTGTCAACTGAATCAGTTGATGGCAGTGGATGTTGTATAAGTGACTCTTGTGGCACTGGTAAAAAACCTGTGTCCAAAGAGTCTGAAGATGCTGCAGTTGAATCCATTGTTGAAGAGgaagcttcttcttcttcatcaattGAAACAGTGACAGCAACATCTTCTGCTAAAAGGAAGAGAGAGTTGGAAAGTTATAAAGAGGATGAAGATGGGGAGACGACTGCAGCATCCAGTAACAAAAGGGGTAGAAGAGGAGAGTTGGGGGTGAGTGGGGGTCAAGAGACTGAGTGTCAGGTTGATTGTACAAGTGAAGggggtagagagaaagaggagtgcAATGAAAATAGAGATGTGCAACCGAAAAGGGACAGGTGCAGCAATGCAGCAGATGTTGCTCGTTGCAGTTTGTCAAAGGAAAGTGAAGCTAAGAAAGATTATCTCTTTCAGTGCACCATGTTTGTGAAGAGGAAACTCACCTACATGCAGCTGGAGCTTGCATTGGTTGAAGGGGACAACAGGGAAATGCTTCATCAGTTATTACAGTTTTTTAGAAATAAACTGTTGCCATGA